The nucleotide sequence CCCGCCACGACCGAACCTCCGCCGGCGGTGTCGGCCTACACCGGACTCAACGGCGATCAACCCCCACCGCCGGGCTGGAATCGACCCCCAGCACCGCCAGGCCTATATGCACCGACGCCGGCCTTCCCCTACCCGGCGCTGTATCCCGGAGCCCCTCCTCCCACACCGCCCAACGTGGAGAACATGCTGCTCCCCGGGGTAGCCGCACCACCGGGACCGCCCACACCGCCCGGGCCGCCCAGCGAAGGGACCCCACCGTCATGACCGCTAGCTCACGCACGCGCACCCTGCTGGGCCTGGGCACCCTGGCGGTACTGACAGTCACCGGCTGCACCTTCCACGGCCTGAACTCGCTTCCGCTGCCCGGCGCGGTCGGAAACGGCCCGAATGCCAACATCTATCACGTCGAAATCGCCAACGTCGGCACCCTGGAATCCAATTCCCCGGTCATGATCCACGACGTCATCGTCGGCAGCGTCGGCAAGATGACATTTCAAAGCTGGCATGCCGACGTCGAGGTCCGCGTCAAACCCGGCACAGTCATCCCCGCCAACGCGGAGGCCACCGTCGGGCAGACCAGCCTGCTGGGATCGATGCACCTCGAGCTCGATCCGCCCGCTGACCAGCCGCCGGCCGCACCACTGAAACCGGGCGCCACCATCCCGCTGAGCAAATCATCGTCCTACCCCTCCACCGAGCAGACGCTGGCCTCCCTGTCAGCAGTCGTCAACACCGGGGGCCTGGGCCAGGTCGGCGACATCATCCACAACTTCAACACCGCACTGTCCGGACACCAGGACGCGGTGCGCGATCTGATCACCCGCCTCGACCGCTTCGTGACAGTACTGAATAACCAGCGCGACGCCCTCGTGGCCTCCATCGAGCAGCTCAACCGGCTCACCGCCACACTGGGCGGACAGCGCGACGTGATCACTGAGGCGTTGCGCAAGTTGCCGCCCGCGCTCGAGGTTCTCATCGCTGAGAAACCGCGCATCATCAACGCGCTGAACAAGCTGCGAGTATTCGCCGACACCGCGGCGGCCGTGGTCAACGACACCCAGGCCGATCTGGTCAAAAACCTGAAAAACCTGGAACCGACGATGCACGCGCTCGCTGATGTCGGACCCGGAATCGACGATGCGCTCGTCGAATTCCTGGTGTTTCCATACGGCCAGAACCTCATCGACCGTGGACTCAAGGGTGACTACATGAACCTGTTCGCAGTCGGCGACATCACGGTGCCCAGGCTTAAAAAGACCGCCCTGCTGGGCACCCGTTGGGGCCTGGAAGGCGCACAGATTGTGCCCGCACCGGGAGACCCCGGCTATGACTGGTACTACACCAACAATCCGCTCTATGTCGGCGTGCAGTCGGTGCCGCCCAGCGGCGTCACAGTCCCACCCCCGCCTCCGCCGTTGGGGCCGATGGTGCTCACGCCGGGTGGACCCGTGCCATCGAGCCCGCCCCCACCAAGCGTGCCGCTCTCGTTAACGCAGCCCCCGCCGTGGGCGGTCCTGCCCAATCCCGCCGCACCGCAGCCTCCTTCCGGCCCCGTGCCCGCCGCGCCGAATTCCCCTCCGGCGCCGGTGTTCCCGCCGATGGACGAAGGTGACCGCTAGATGCTCACTCGGCTCGTACGTGTTCAGCTGGTGATCTTCACCATCGCCTCGATCATCGGACTGGTGGTGATGGTCTTCACCTATCTACAGGCACCCACCTTGCTGGGCGTGGGCCGCATCACTGTCACAGTGGAGCTGCCCGATACCGGCGGCCTGTATCGCTTTTCCAATGTCACCTACCGCGGAGTGGAAGTCGGCAAGGTCACCGCGGTCAACGTGACTCACACCGGCGCCAAAGCCACGCTCTCGCTTGCCACCTCACCTAAGGTTCCCGCAGCTCTTCACGCCGACGTGCGCAGCATCTCCGCGGTCGGCGAACAATACATCGACCTGCAACCCCGCAACGACGCGCCACCATACCTACATGACGGCTCGGTCATTGCCATGGCCGACACCACGATCCCCCAAGACGTGGGGCCGCTGCTCGACCAGACCAGTGCGCTGATCGACAGCATCCCGAAAGAAAAGCTCGGCCAGCTACTCGACGAATCGTTCAGGGCCTTCAACGGCGCCGGCTACGACCTCGGTTCATTAGCCGATTCCGCGGCAAAGCTGTCCGCCGACGCCAACGCAGTCGCCGACCACAGCCGCGACCTCGTCCAAGACAGCGCGCCACTACTGGACTCACAGGCCGACACCACCGACGCCATCCGGATCTGGGCACACAGCCTGGCCGGCCTCACTGGCCAGCTCGTCACCAACGATCCGCAACTGCGAACCCTGCTGCGCACCGGCCCCGGCGCCGCCGAAGAGGCATCACGCCTGCTCGAACAGCTCAAACCCACGTTACCGGTGCTGCTGGCCAACCTGAGTTCAGTGGGCCAGGTTTTGGTGACCTACCGGCCCGACGTCGAGCAGGTGCTGGTGTTGTTCCCGCCGTTTCTGGCCAACCTGCTCTCCGAAGCCGGCGACCATAACCCCACCGGCATCGGACAAGGCGACTTCACACTCAGCATCGCCGACCCCCCATCGTGCACAGTCGGATTCCTCCCACCCAACCAATGGCGTTCTCCCGCTGACACCACCGTGATCGACACCCCCAAAAACTTGTATTGCAAGCTGCCCCAGGACTCACCGCTGGCTGTGCGGGGGGCCCGCAACTATCCTTGTATGGGCAAACCCGGCAAGCGGGCACCGACCGTAGAAATCTGCGACAGCGACAAGCCCTACGAACCCCTGTCCATGCGTGAACACCTCCTAGGGCCCTACCCGCTGGATCCGAACCTGCTGGCACAAGGCGTGCCGCCCGATGACCGCATCACCGAGCGCGACCACATTTTCGGCCCCGTAGAGGGCACACCGCCGCAAACAGCGCCCGAGCCGGGGGCACCACAGCAGCCTCCGCCAGGGGCACCGCTTCCTGCGGAACCACCCGAGGGTGCCAACAGCCCCGCGCCCCCGGCCGGTGCGCCCTCACCGGCGCCTATCCCGCCGACCGACACCGGCGGCGCCGCCCCTGCAGCGCCAAGTGCGTTGCGCAGCAACAGTTCTCGCCACCAGCCCTCGCTAGCCTTCGCCCAATACGACCCTGCCAGCGGAACCTATGTGACACCTGACGGTCAGACCTACCGGCGATCGGACCTGGCCACTCGAGAGGCGGCCACAACATGGCAAGACCTGATATTGCGACAACACACATGAAAACACCGGCGCGGGAACCCCAAAGCACACCCAACCGAGCACTATCGGCCACGATTGCGGTGGCCGCGGCCATCGGCACCGCGGTAGTGATGGCGCCGCCCGCCGGGGCGGCCTTTTGCGACCCGCCACTCAACGGAACCTTCGCAGCAGTCTCCGATGGGAAATGGGCCAAGACCAACGACGTGTTTCACGACGAGGCACCGGTCAACAGCACATGGACCGTCAGCACATCATGCACCGCCGATTTCCCTAACTGCGCTGGACAGGTCGCCAGCAGCCAGGGATGGAGCGCGCCGGCGATCTGCCAAGCCGGCGGGATGTGGTACGTACGACGCCATCTCGACCACTGGGAACGCTGCGGTGATGGCACCGACGCGCCCGGCGACCAACTGTTCTACTTTTCGCCACAGTTGTCGGGCGCATCAAGCTTTTCTGCTGTGGCAACCTTCTATGGCCTCGATAGGACGGTCGGCCCCAGCGGGGGATGCGGCATCAACAAACCCCTGGTCATCGAAATACCGTTCCAGCTGACCAAGATCGGGTGATCCGTGGTGGACCCCGTCTACGCCCAGATCGGTGTGTGCCGCGTACCGCCGCCACTTCGCGGCCCACGGGCCAACCATCAACTTCTGGCCACACCGTGAACGCCGAGAACACGACCCGCCTTCATGCAGAGACAACCGGAATCACATTTCCCGGTCTTGTGCTGATCCACGGTGCCATGCATGCTGCCGACTGCTGGGATCTCCTTACTGCCGAGTTAGCGAAAGCGGCCCCGGCGTTGCGTGTGCTGACTGTGGACCTTCCGGGCCGCCGCACCAAACCCGGCGACCTAAACAATGCTCGGATAGCCGACTGGGCTGACTCTGTTGTGGCCGACATCAACGCCGCGGGATTCGGTGATGTTGTGGTGGCGGGGCATTCGATCGCCGGTCTCACCGTGCCGAAAGTCATCGCAAAGCTAGGCCCCGAGCGAGTATGCGAAATAATTTTCATTGCCGCCGTCATTCCCACCCAGGGATGGTCGAGTCTGTCCAGGGTCCCCGCGCCTTTGGTGCCGCTCACCCGCTTGGCGGCATCTGCTGGCAAACCTATCCAGATGCCCGGTGCCGTTGCCCGACTTGTGTTGTGCAACGGCATGACACGCGCGCAGCGTCGGGTCGCGTTGTCGAAACTGCACCCGGAGTCCTCGAAGATCCTGATCGAAGCTGTCGATCGAAGCGACATGCCGACCACGGTGCGCCGCACCTGGATCATGACGGGAAAAGATCGAACGTTGTCGCCGCGCCGACAGCACGACTGCATCGACGCATTAGGCGGCGTTGACACACTGCTGTGCATCGATACGTGCCACGATGCCATGATCAGCGAGCCGAAACGCCTTGCCGCGATCCTGGCCGAGCGATGCAGGCTCTGAACACCGATATCCGAATGGCCTTTTGCAAGCAGTCCGCCGCTGCTCGCGGGCCCACCGCTTCGATCAGCATCAAAATCCCCCGGCGGGGAGTGGCCCTCGCAATTTGATAAGCCGTCTGCCTGATCCACGTCCCGTTGCAAGCCCTCTCATCTGGTGAAGCCACTCCACGTCAACGACCAAGATCACCGCGTGCTAGCTTGTTGTAATACGTTGTACTTGAACGGAATAGGAAACGCGCAGCGTGTGTCAGTAACACGCCAAATTCAATCTCGCCGTATTCCTCCGGATCGAGGCGTCGACCCCCATCGACATGGCACGGTGGCCGCCTTCGGCGGCTGCTCGGCGTCTATCTAGCAGACCAGCTGTGCAACTGACGGGCATCAAGTGCCGATGATCAGTTCGGCGGCCCGCTCTCCGATCATCATCGACGCAGCATTGGTATTGCCGCCGACGATGCTCGGCATGATCGATGCATCGGCCACGCGGAGTCCTTCCACGCCGCGTACTCGTAGTGTGGGATCGACGACCGCGCGTTCGTCGGTACCCATTCGGCACGTCCCGACTGGGTGATACACGCCCGAAGCGTTTCGACGCACGAATTCCGCGAGGTCGGCGTCGTGGTGATCGGAACCGGGCAGCATCTCGCGTCCGACCTCCTGTGCGATCGCCTGGTGTGCCAACGTCTCCCTGACGAGCTCCATGCCGGCGACCAGGGTCGCCAGATCTCGGGTTTCGGCCAGGTAGTTAGGATCGATCAGGGGAGCGGTGAATGGATCTGTGGAGGCCAGTCGCACGGTTCCTCGGCTGTCGGGATAGATCATCGTGGGCATGAGCGTCAGGGACGGTGACGAATCAGGCAGGTGCATGCCGGGCTGGTCCTGATTCTCGGGATAGCCCATTGGAAGGATGAACATCTGCAAGTCCGGAACGTCGGTGGCCGTCCGCATTCCGCTGTCGACAAAGGCCACGGCCTCGAACGGAGTGTGCGCTAGATGCGTCGATCGTGGCCGTACACATTCACCAATCGCTGCCTTGGCGAAACTCAGCGGCGATGCGCTCCGCCCGCCGGGTGCCTGGTAGGACATCGGCACAAACAGATGATCGTGCAGGTTGTCACCGACCGGAAGGTCAGCTATCACCTTGATCCCATGTTCACGTAAGTGGGCGGCATGGCCGATGCCGGAGAGCATCAGAAGTCGCGGTGAACCCAGCGATCCGGCGCTGATGATCACCTCGCGGCTCGCGTGTGCAGGACCCAGTGGTCGCCGGTTGCGGCCCGCGACCAACTCCACGCCCGCGGCGCGGCCGTCCTTCACTATCGCGCGGGTAGCGGTGGCTCCGGTGAGCACCCGCAGATTCGGCGGTGCGTCCCACAGGTACCCACGATCGGTGCCTGCTCTCCGGCCGGCGCGCGCGCTTTGCTGTATCGGCGCCACCCCGGGTTGCCGCGCACCGTTGTAGTCGTCATTCATCCCGACCCCTGCGGTCGCCGCCAGCGCGGCCATGTAGCTTTCGGTGACACTCGCCAGGCCCGTGGCCCGTTCCACTGCAATCGGGCCCTCTCCGCCGCGCAGATCGCTGGGACCGTCCTCGAAACTCTCCAGCCGTCGGAAGGCCGGTAGCACCTCGGAGAATCCCCAGCCTGTCGCCCCGTCGGCCGCCCAGTCGTCGTAGTTCTGCTGATTCCCGCGCACAAATGCCATCCCGTTGATCACGCTGCCGCCGCCGAGGATCCGGCCGTGAGACTGGGGAAGCTTGCGGCCCTTCATATGTCGTTGCGGAACGCTATAAGCCGGCCAGGTGACCAACCGCTGTAGGGCCGTGACCGCGTGGATGGCCCCGCACATGCCGGGGACCGTGACCAGTGGGCCACGCCGCTGGCGTCCCGACTCGATCAGGGTGACCGCGGCGCCGGTGTCGGCCAGCCGGCGGGCCACGATCGCCCCTGCGCTGCCCGACCCCACGACGACGTAGTCCGCCGGTTCCGGCTCGGCAGAATCCTTGGTCGCCCGTGCTCGCTTCATCCAAGACCTCCGTTGACACACCAGATTAACTTCAGATTCTGAACTATTTGCTATGCGCTAACACAGAGCGGCCACCGACGGGCAAGGATGCAAAGTCATTGCCATGTCCAGATATTCGACGGGGAGGATCAGTGAACGCCTCACTTTGGGGTCATCTGAAGGTCACTGGGGATTGCAGCGGTCGGATTTCACGACGATGTCTGCCGGCCGGCCTTCAGGTTGAGCGATCTGCCACGAACTGGCCTCACCGGCGGTGAATGGTCCTGGGGCTCCTTGGGCTTGGTAGTAGCCGCGCGGATCCCAGGTCTTCGCCTGTGGGTACGGCCAGGG is from Mycobacterium conspicuum and encodes:
- a CDS encoding GMC family oxidoreductase; the protein is MKRARATKDSAEPEPADYVVVGSGSAGAIVARRLADTGAAVTLIESGRQRRGPLVTVPGMCGAIHAVTALQRLVTWPAYSVPQRHMKGRKLPQSHGRILGGGSVINGMAFVRGNQQNYDDWAADGATGWGFSEVLPAFRRLESFEDGPSDLRGGEGPIAVERATGLASVTESYMAALAATAGVGMNDDYNGARQPGVAPIQQSARAGRRAGTDRGYLWDAPPNLRVLTGATATRAIVKDGRAAGVELVAGRNRRPLGPAHASREVIISAGSLGSPRLLMLSGIGHAAHLREHGIKVIADLPVGDNLHDHLFVPMSYQAPGGRSASPLSFAKAAIGECVRPRSTHLAHTPFEAVAFVDSGMRTATDVPDLQMFILPMGYPENQDQPGMHLPDSSPSLTLMPTMIYPDSRGTVRLASTDPFTAPLIDPNYLAETRDLATLVAGMELVRETLAHQAIAQEVGREMLPGSDHHDADLAEFVRRNASGVYHPVGTCRMGTDERAVVDPTLRVRGVEGLRVADASIMPSIVGGNTNAASMMIGERAAELIIGT
- a CDS encoding Rv2253/PknI dimerization domain-containing protein; this encodes MAAAIGTAVVMAPPAGAAFCDPPLNGTFAAVSDGKWAKTNDVFHDEAPVNSTWTVSTSCTADFPNCAGQVASSQGWSAPAICQAGGMWYVRRHLDHWERCGDGTDAPGDQLFYFSPQLSGASSFSAVATFYGLDRTVGPSGGCGINKPLVIEIPFQLTKIG
- a CDS encoding MCE family protein → MLTRLVRVQLVIFTIASIIGLVVMVFTYLQAPTLLGVGRITVTVELPDTGGLYRFSNVTYRGVEVGKVTAVNVTHTGAKATLSLATSPKVPAALHADVRSISAVGEQYIDLQPRNDAPPYLHDGSVIAMADTTIPQDVGPLLDQTSALIDSIPKEKLGQLLDESFRAFNGAGYDLGSLADSAAKLSADANAVADHSRDLVQDSAPLLDSQADTTDAIRIWAHSLAGLTGQLVTNDPQLRTLLRTGPGAAEEASRLLEQLKPTLPVLLANLSSVGQVLVTYRPDVEQVLVLFPPFLANLLSEAGDHNPTGIGQGDFTLSIADPPSCTVGFLPPNQWRSPADTTVIDTPKNLYCKLPQDSPLAVRGARNYPCMGKPGKRAPTVEICDSDKPYEPLSMREHLLGPYPLDPNLLAQGVPPDDRITERDHIFGPVEGTPPQTAPEPGAPQQPPPGAPLPAEPPEGANSPAPPAGAPSPAPIPPTDTGGAAPAAPSALRSNSSRHQPSLAFAQYDPASGTYVTPDGQTYRRSDLATREAATTWQDLILRQHT
- a CDS encoding MCE family protein, with translation MTASSRTRTLLGLGTLAVLTVTGCTFHGLNSLPLPGAVGNGPNANIYHVEIANVGTLESNSPVMIHDVIVGSVGKMTFQSWHADVEVRVKPGTVIPANAEATVGQTSLLGSMHLELDPPADQPPAAPLKPGATIPLSKSSSYPSTEQTLASLSAVVNTGGLGQVGDIIHNFNTALSGHQDAVRDLITRLDRFVTVLNNQRDALVASIEQLNRLTATLGGQRDVITEALRKLPPALEVLIAEKPRIINALNKLRVFADTAAAVVNDTQADLVKNLKNLEPTMHALADVGPGIDDALVEFLVFPYGQNLIDRGLKGDYMNLFAVGDITVPRLKKTALLGTRWGLEGAQIVPAPGDPGYDWYYTNNPLYVGVQSVPPSGVTVPPPPPPLGPMVLTPGGPVPSSPPPPSVPLSLTQPPPWAVLPNPAAPQPPSGPVPAAPNSPPAPVFPPMDEGDR
- a CDS encoding alpha/beta fold hydrolase; the encoded protein is MNAENTTRLHAETTGITFPGLVLIHGAMHAADCWDLLTAELAKAAPALRVLTVDLPGRRTKPGDLNNARIADWADSVVADINAAGFGDVVVAGHSIAGLTVPKVIAKLGPERVCEIIFIAAVIPTQGWSSLSRVPAPLVPLTRLAASAGKPIQMPGAVARLVLCNGMTRAQRRVALSKLHPESSKILIEAVDRSDMPTTVRRTWIMTGKDRTLSPRRQHDCIDALGGVDTLLCIDTCHDAMISEPKRLAAILAERCRL